One part of the Streptomyces sp. NBC_00286 genome encodes these proteins:
- a CDS encoding aldo/keto reductase, producing MRTPIRSRVLGRSGVEVTELAFGAAGIAGLFTPVSDEQAYAALDTAWNAGIRYFDTAPHYGLGVSERRVGAMLRGRSGYTVSTKVGRRLEPFSGGGDDLANGFAVPATHRRVWDFSADGVRRSLEESLERLGLDRVDVVYLHDPDDHAEQTFREAYPELEAMRAEGLVGAIGAGMNQAEMLTRFVRDTDVDVVLCAGRYTLLDQRALTELLPAAHERCTSVVIGGAFNSGLLADPKPGATYNYASAPRELLDQALRIKAIAERHGTTLRAAALAFPLAHPAVASVLVGTRSADEVRDTVRQFARDVPAEFWQELREAKLLPEEAPVHVSEEEPS from the coding sequence GAGGTCACCGAGCTGGCCTTCGGTGCCGCGGGCATCGCGGGCCTGTTCACGCCGGTGAGCGACGAGCAGGCGTACGCCGCACTCGACACGGCTTGGAACGCGGGGATCCGCTACTTCGACACGGCCCCGCACTACGGGCTCGGCGTGTCGGAGCGGCGCGTCGGCGCGATGCTGCGCGGGCGGTCCGGGTACACGGTCTCCACCAAGGTGGGCCGACGTCTCGAGCCTTTCAGCGGGGGAGGCGACGACCTCGCAAACGGCTTTGCCGTGCCCGCCACCCACCGCCGCGTGTGGGATTTCAGCGCCGACGGCGTACGCCGGAGCCTGGAGGAGAGCCTGGAGCGGCTCGGCCTAGACCGTGTCGACGTCGTCTACCTCCACGACCCGGACGACCATGCCGAGCAGACCTTCCGTGAGGCGTATCCAGAACTGGAGGCGATGCGTGCGGAAGGTCTGGTCGGTGCGATCGGCGCCGGTATGAACCAGGCCGAGATGCTCACCCGCTTCGTCCGCGACACCGACGTCGACGTGGTGCTGTGCGCGGGCCGCTACACACTCCTCGACCAGCGGGCCCTGACCGAACTGCTGCCGGCCGCGCACGAACGCTGCACATCCGTCGTCATCGGCGGTGCCTTCAACTCCGGCCTCCTGGCGGACCCGAAGCCGGGAGCGACGTACAACTACGCGTCCGCACCAAGAGAGTTGCTGGACCAAGCCCTGCGGATCAAGGCGATCGCGGAACGCCACGGCACCACCCTGCGCGCCGCCGCCCTAGCCTTCCCGCTCGCGCATCCCGCCGTCGCGAGTGTCCTCGTCGGTACCCGCTCGGCGGACGAAGTCCGCGACACCGTACGGCAGTTCGCCAGGGACGTACCGGCGGAGTTCTGGCAGGAGCTGCGGGAGGCCAAGCTGCTGCCCGAGGAGGCCCCCGTGCACGTATCGGAAGAGGAGCCGTCGTGA
- a CDS encoding L-rhamnose mutarotase yields MRIALHTKVRADRIAEYEAAHREVPVELTDAIRAAGATSWTIWRSGTDLFHVLECEDYGRLLAELEKLPVNIAWQTRMAELLDVVHDYSSEGAEAGLPVVWELP; encoded by the coding sequence GTGAGAATCGCCCTGCACACCAAGGTCCGCGCCGACCGCATCGCCGAGTACGAGGCTGCCCATCGCGAGGTGCCTGTCGAGCTCACGGACGCGATCCGCGCCGCCGGTGCCACCTCCTGGACGATCTGGCGCAGCGGCACCGACCTCTTCCATGTCCTGGAGTGCGAGGACTACGGGCGGCTCCTCGCCGAGCTGGAGAAACTGCCGGTCAACATCGCCTGGCAGACACGCATGGCCGAGCTGCTGGACGTAGTGCACGACTACTCGTCCGAGGGCGCCGAGGCGGGCCTGCCGGTCGTCTGGGAGCTGCCATGA
- a CDS encoding amidohydrolase family protein produces the protein MTERTIVDAHHHVWDLSVRDQDWITGTELQPLRRNFILADLEPETRAAGVGRTVLVQTITVPEETPEFLALAEDTELIGGVVGWTDLTRPDVADELARLAELPGGAYLRGIRHQVQGEPDPQWLLRPDVRRGLTAVAAAGLAYDLVVLPHQLPACVKAAESHPELTFVLDHLGKPPIASGELEPWASQVRALAALPNTVCKLSGMVTEADPKSWTVSDLAPYADTVLEAFGPSRLMFGSDWPVCTLAATYGQVLDATGELTSGLNDSERAEVFSGTASRVYAL, from the coding sequence ATGACGGAACGTACGATCGTCGATGCCCACCACCATGTGTGGGACCTCTCCGTACGTGACCAAGACTGGATCACCGGGACCGAACTCCAGCCGCTGCGGCGGAACTTCATCCTCGCGGACCTCGAACCCGAGACGCGCGCCGCCGGAGTCGGCCGCACCGTCCTGGTGCAGACGATCACCGTGCCCGAGGAGACCCCGGAGTTCCTGGCCCTCGCCGAGGACACCGAGCTGATCGGGGGAGTGGTCGGCTGGACCGACCTGACCCGGCCGGACGTCGCCGACGAGCTGGCACGCCTTGCGGAACTCCCGGGCGGCGCGTACCTGCGAGGCATCCGCCACCAGGTCCAGGGCGAGCCCGACCCCCAGTGGCTGCTGCGCCCGGACGTACGCCGAGGACTCACCGCCGTCGCCGCCGCGGGCCTCGCCTACGACCTGGTCGTCCTGCCGCACCAGCTGCCCGCCTGTGTGAAGGCGGCTGAAAGCCACCCCGAACTCACCTTCGTCCTCGACCACTTGGGCAAACCGCCCATCGCCTCGGGCGAACTCGAACCCTGGGCCAGCCAGGTCCGCGCGCTCGCCGCGCTGCCCAACACCGTCTGCAAGCTGTCCGGCATGGTGACGGAGGCGGACCCGAAGAGCTGGACGGTGAGCGATCTGGCTCCTTACGCGGACACGGTGCTGGAGGCCTTCGGCCCGTCCCGGCTGATGTTCGGCTCGGACTGGCCGGTGTGCACACTGGCCGCCACGTACGGCCAAGTGCTGGACGCCACCGGGGAGTTGACGTCCGGGCTGAACGACAGCGAGCGCGCCGAGGTCTTCTCAGGTACCGCGAGCCGCGTCTACGCCCTCTGA
- a CDS encoding lipase maturation factor family protein has product MEWFTAPEYWMSRLVFQRALAVVYLFAFLSAALQFRALMGERGMLPVPRFVARVPFRQAPSVFHFHYSDRFFAAWAWTGCAVSVALIAGLDGQLPLWGGMLLWLVPWVMYLSIVNVGQTWYSFGWESLLLEVGFLAVFLGNDEVAPPIVMLFLLRWLLFRVEFGAGLIKMRGDPCWRKLTCLDHHHETQPMPGPLSWFFHHLPKPLHRVEVAASHFTQLVVPVLLFAPQPIATAAAGLMIVTQLWLVLSGNFAWLNWITIVVALSAVDYGVTRGPSDAPLWYEIVVLAVAAGLVALSYRPARNLVSRHQVMNRSFDPLHLVNTYGAFGSVSRQRYEVVLEGTLDELPRADSDWREYEFKGKPGDPRHWPRQFAPYHLRLDWLMWFVGLSPAYAGSWFGALVERLLENDRDTLRLLRRSPFPADRPPRYVRASLYRYRYTTWRELRETRACWQRTYVREFLPPARLEVSVQRA; this is encoded by the coding sequence ATGGAGTGGTTCACCGCACCCGAGTACTGGATGAGCCGGCTGGTCTTCCAGCGGGCGCTGGCCGTCGTGTATCTCTTCGCCTTCCTGAGCGCGGCGCTGCAGTTCCGCGCGCTGATGGGCGAGCGCGGCATGCTGCCGGTGCCCCGTTTCGTCGCCCGGGTGCCCTTCCGGCAGGCACCGAGCGTGTTCCACTTCCACTACTCCGACCGTTTCTTCGCGGCCTGGGCCTGGACCGGCTGCGCGGTCTCGGTCGCGCTCATCGCGGGCCTGGACGGTCAACTGCCGCTCTGGGGCGGCATGCTGCTGTGGCTCGTCCCCTGGGTGATGTATCTGTCGATCGTGAATGTCGGGCAGACCTGGTACTCCTTCGGCTGGGAGTCCCTGCTCCTGGAGGTCGGCTTCCTCGCCGTCTTCCTGGGCAACGACGAGGTCGCCCCGCCGATCGTGATGCTCTTCCTGCTGCGCTGGCTCCTGTTCCGCGTCGAGTTCGGGGCCGGGCTGATCAAGATGCGCGGCGACCCCTGCTGGCGGAAGCTGACCTGCCTCGACCACCACCATGAGACCCAGCCGATGCCGGGCCCGCTGAGCTGGTTCTTCCACCATCTCCCGAAGCCTCTGCACCGGGTGGAGGTGGCGGCCAGCCACTTCACCCAGCTCGTCGTCCCCGTCCTGCTCTTCGCCCCGCAGCCCATCGCGACGGCCGCCGCGGGTCTGATGATCGTCACCCAGCTGTGGCTGGTCCTGTCGGGCAATTTCGCCTGGCTGAACTGGATCACGATCGTGGTCGCGCTGTCGGCCGTGGACTACGGAGTGACGCGCGGGCCGTCGGACGCTCCGCTCTGGTACGAGATCGTGGTCCTGGCCGTCGCCGCCGGACTGGTCGCCCTCAGCTACCGCCCGGCCCGCAACCTGGTCTCCCGCCATCAGGTCATGAACCGCTCCTTCGACCCGCTCCACCTCGTCAACACCTACGGGGCGTTCGGCAGCGTCAGCCGGCAGCGGTACGAGGTCGTCCTCGAGGGCACGCTGGACGAGCTGCCGCGGGCGGACTCCGACTGGCGGGAGTACGAGTTCAAGGGCAAGCCGGGTGATCCCCGGCACTGGCCGCGCCAGTTCGCCCCGTACCATCTGCGGCTCGACTGGCTGATGTGGTTCGTGGGGCTCTCCCCCGCGTACGCCGGCTCCTGGTTCGGCGCCCTGGTGGAGCGGCTGCTGGAGAACGACCGGGACACCCTGCGGCTGCTGCGCCGCTCCCCGTTCCCGGCGGATCGGCCGCCCAGGTACGTACGCGCGAGCCTGTACCGCTACCGGTACACGACCTGGCGGGAGCTGCGCGAGACGCGCGCCTGCTGGCAGCGGACGTACGTGCGGGAGTTCCTGCCGCCCGCACGGCTTGAGGTCTCCGTTCAGAGGGCGTAG
- a CDS encoding SpoIIE family protein phosphatase has translation MVDRGASALSLPDDWPAHPDPILALNRMGSFDWDLDTGIMQMDPQAHEIFDMSPDEYDGRPETLSVRVPPTESHRLDTHVSQAIKDGSENYGAYFRIRRRDGTLRWTHTQGYIRRDETGRPRRVIGIIRDATQELIESEAQREQAALDEFRRRQTNVVQIATAALAHARTVQDVIDVLTDTHGLPRLGATSLVMGLVEAGRIRLVAEGPTGSFVPGTRVTRIDEQYPMSEVVRTLTPRFIESPEDFAESYPLLWPHITDLHITSAAYLPLIAQARPIGALGLLYHDKRGFTAEDRNVLVALGSSIAQSLQRAMLYEQEKDLAQGLQQAMLPRSIPSVPGADIAVRYRSASLGRDIGGDWYDVIPLPGGRVGAVIGDVQGHDTHAAAVMGQLRIVLRAYAAEGHTPATVMARASVFLDELDTERFATCTYAEADLSTGVVQIVRAGHIDPLIRDPDGSCHRLFIEGGLPLGLSAEFGRLHYQVDTFELEPGQSLLLYTDGLVEQPGVDLDEGMKTLQALVHTGPDDVRDLADRLIDVADERGGEDDVALLLLRRLGHVAQQSGGRLQQHIGPGDPEALAGARHMIRAAVVAWGAEDRADEVELVADEVITNALMHTEGSAIVTLRALTGSDRRLRVEVEDASSALPRRREAGESGVSGRGLLVVDRLADVWGVDARGGGKCVWCEFIVPERN, from the coding sequence ATGGTTGATCGGGGAGCGAGCGCCCTGTCACTCCCGGACGACTGGCCCGCCCACCCGGACCCGATCCTGGCGCTCAACCGTATGGGCAGCTTCGACTGGGACCTGGACACCGGCATCATGCAGATGGACCCCCAGGCCCACGAGATCTTCGACATGTCTCCCGACGAGTACGACGGTCGCCCCGAGACCCTGTCCGTGCGAGTCCCCCCGACCGAGTCCCACCGCCTGGACACCCATGTCTCCCAGGCCATCAAGGACGGCAGCGAGAACTACGGGGCGTACTTCCGCATACGCCGCCGCGACGGCACCCTCCGCTGGACCCACACCCAGGGCTACATCCGGCGTGACGAGACGGGCCGGCCACGCCGCGTCATCGGCATCATCCGCGACGCCACCCAGGAACTGATCGAGAGCGAGGCCCAGCGCGAACAGGCGGCCCTGGACGAGTTCCGCCGCCGGCAGACGAACGTCGTACAGATCGCCACCGCCGCGCTCGCGCACGCCCGCACCGTCCAGGACGTCATCGACGTCCTCACCGACACCCACGGACTCCCCCGCCTCGGTGCGACAAGCCTGGTCATGGGCCTGGTGGAGGCAGGCAGGATACGCCTCGTCGCGGAAGGGCCCACGGGCAGCTTCGTCCCCGGCACCCGGGTCACGCGCATAGACGAGCAGTACCCGATGAGCGAGGTCGTCCGCACCCTCACCCCGCGCTTCATCGAGTCACCGGAGGACTTCGCCGAGTCGTACCCCCTGCTGTGGCCGCACATAACCGACCTCCACATCACCTCGGCCGCCTATCTGCCGCTGATCGCGCAGGCTCGCCCCATCGGCGCGCTCGGCCTGCTCTACCACGACAAGCGGGGCTTCACGGCGGAGGACCGCAACGTCCTCGTCGCCCTGGGCAGCAGCATCGCGCAGAGCCTCCAGCGGGCCATGCTCTACGAGCAGGAGAAGGACCTCGCCCAGGGCCTCCAGCAGGCCATGCTGCCGCGCTCCATCCCCAGCGTCCCCGGTGCCGACATCGCCGTCCGCTACCGCTCGGCCTCGCTGGGCCGGGACATCGGCGGCGACTGGTACGACGTCATCCCGTTGCCCGGCGGCCGGGTCGGCGCCGTCATCGGCGACGTCCAGGGCCACGACACCCACGCGGCAGCCGTCATGGGCCAGTTGCGCATCGTGCTGCGCGCCTACGCCGCCGAAGGCCACACGCCCGCCACCGTCATGGCCCGCGCCTCGGTCTTCCTCGACGAACTCGACACCGAACGCTTCGCGACCTGCACCTACGCGGAGGCCGACCTGTCCACCGGAGTGGTCCAGATCGTACGGGCCGGCCATATCGACCCACTGATACGCGACCCGGACGGCAGCTGCCACCGTCTGTTCATAGAAGGGGGACTGCCGCTCGGTCTGTCCGCCGAGTTCGGGCGGCTGCACTACCAGGTCGACACCTTCGAACTCGAGCCGGGCCAGAGCCTGCTGCTGTACACCGACGGTCTTGTCGAACAGCCGGGAGTGGACCTCGACGAGGGCATGAAGACACTCCAGGCACTCGTGCACACGGGCCCCGACGACGTACGCGACCTCGCCGACCGCCTTATCGACGTGGCCGACGAACGCGGAGGTGAGGACGATGTCGCGCTGCTCCTGCTGCGCCGCCTCGGCCATGTCGCGCAGCAGTCCGGCGGACGGCTCCAGCAGCACATCGGGCCGGGCGATCCGGAGGCGCTCGCCGGGGCCCGGCACATGATCCGCGCCGCGGTGGTGGCCTGGGGCGCCGAGGACCGCGCCGACGAGGTCGAGCTGGTCGCCGACGAGGTGATCACCAACGCCCTGATGCACACCGAGGGTTCCGCGATCGTCACGCTGAGGGCCCTCACCGGCTCCGACCGCCGCCTGCGCGTCGAGGTCGAGGACGCCTCCAGCGCCCTGCCGCGCCGCCGGGAGGCGGGGGAGTCCGGGGTGTCGGGGCGCGGACTGCTGGTGGTGGACCGGCTGGCGGATGTGTGGGGCGTGGACGCACGCGGCGGCGGCAAGTGCGTGTGGTGCGAGTTCATCGTGCCGGAACGCAACTGA
- a CDS encoding Fpg/Nei family DNA glycosylase translates to MPELPEVEALKDFLTEHLVGREIVRVLPVAISVLKTYDPPLAALEGREVTAVHRHGKFLDLSTDGGPHFVTHLARAGWLQWKDRLPDGPPRPGKSPLAMRVALETGEGFDLTEAGTQKRLAVYVVRDAGEVPGVARLGPDPLAADFDERRFAKLLEGERRQLKGALRDQSLIAGIGNAYSDEILHAARMSPFKLAASLTAEETHRLYEALRTTLTEAVERSRGVAAGRLKAEKKSGLRVHGRTGQACPVCGDTIREVSFSDSSLQYCPTCQTGGKPLADRRLSKFLK, encoded by the coding sequence ATGCCGGAACTTCCCGAGGTCGAGGCGCTCAAGGACTTCCTGACCGAGCACCTCGTCGGCCGCGAGATCGTGCGGGTCCTGCCCGTCGCGATCAGCGTCCTGAAGACGTACGATCCGCCGCTCGCCGCCCTCGAGGGCCGCGAGGTCACGGCCGTGCACCGGCACGGCAAGTTCCTGGACCTGTCGACGGACGGCGGCCCGCACTTCGTGACGCATCTGGCCCGCGCGGGCTGGCTCCAGTGGAAGGACCGCCTGCCCGACGGCCCGCCCCGCCCGGGCAAGAGCCCGCTGGCGATGCGGGTCGCCCTGGAGACCGGCGAAGGCTTCGACCTCACCGAGGCCGGCACACAGAAGCGGCTGGCCGTGTACGTCGTACGGGATGCCGGCGAGGTCCCGGGAGTCGCCCGGCTCGGCCCGGATCCACTGGCCGCCGACTTCGACGAGAGACGCTTCGCCAAGCTGCTCGAGGGGGAGCGCCGCCAGCTCAAGGGCGCGCTGCGCGACCAGAGCCTGATCGCGGGCATCGGGAACGCCTACAGCGACGAGATCCTGCACGCCGCCCGGATGTCCCCCTTCAAGCTGGCCGCCTCACTGACCGCAGAGGAGACCCACCGCCTGTACGAGGCGCTGCGCACCACCCTCACCGAGGCCGTCGAGCGCTCGCGCGGGGTGGCCGCAGGACGGCTGAAGGCGGAGAAGAAGAGCGGTCTGCGGGTGCACGGCCGCACGGGGCAGGCGTGCCCGGTGTGCGGCGACACCATCCGCGAGGTCTCCTTCAGCGACTCGTCCCTGCAGTACTGCCCGACCTGCCAGACGGGCGGCAAGCCGCTTGCGGACCGCAGGTTGTCCAAGTTCCTGAAGTAG
- a CDS encoding anti-sigma factor family protein, producing MRSLERHRDVGAYALGVLDAADAFRFEDHLMECPQCAMQIHELAPTTRSLRAYAEATPRTVNPMTRPGPALLDRLLEDVGKRRRKGRTRWLFAVAAAVVIAVGGPAVAVLSGGSDAAAQRVAATDPGTGVWAEVTSRDRAWGSDVDFMVKGISKPQPCELVAIGGDGSEETLMNWQAGGGGKPTPMQASASMHTDEIIEYEVRTGDETLVKLKAP from the coding sequence ATGAGGTCCCTGGAACGCCATCGCGACGTCGGCGCCTATGCGCTCGGCGTGCTGGACGCTGCGGATGCATTCCGCTTCGAGGACCACCTCATGGAGTGCCCTCAGTGCGCGATGCAGATACACGAACTCGCCCCCACGACACGGTCCCTGCGGGCGTACGCCGAGGCGACGCCGCGCACCGTGAATCCCATGACCAGGCCCGGCCCGGCGCTTCTTGACCGCTTGCTCGAGGATGTGGGCAAGCGGCGCCGGAAGGGGCGTACGCGCTGGCTGTTCGCCGTCGCCGCCGCGGTCGTGATCGCGGTGGGCGGGCCAGCGGTGGCGGTGCTCTCCGGCGGCTCGGACGCAGCTGCACAGCGGGTCGCCGCGACCGACCCCGGTACGGGTGTGTGGGCCGAGGTCACCAGCCGTGACCGTGCCTGGGGCAGCGACGTGGACTTTATGGTCAAGGGCATCTCCAAGCCCCAGCCCTGCGAACTCGTCGCCATCGGCGGCGACGGCTCGGAGGAGACCTTGATGAACTGGCAGGCGGGCGGCGGCGGGAAACCCACCCCCATGCAGGCCTCCGCGTCCATGCACACCGACGAGATCATCGAGTACGAGGTGCGCACGGGCGACGAGACGCTCGTGAAACTCAAGGCCCCCTGA
- a CDS encoding sigma-70 family RNA polymerase sigma factor: MTAATTITSTTTAEHELAELQREHGAPLFALLLRLSDGDRQRAEDLVQETLVRAWQHPEALRADNFESVRPWLLTVGRRLAIDARRARQARPAEVGDAVLESARVCADHAERSAATLDVREAVKTLTPEHREVLVQVYFRGASVAEAAAELGIPPGTVKSRAYYALRALRRVLPGYAPDLR, translated from the coding sequence ATGACGGCCGCCACGACCATCACGAGCACGACGACCGCCGAGCACGAGCTGGCCGAGTTGCAGCGGGAGCACGGCGCACCGCTCTTCGCCCTGTTGCTGAGGCTCTCGGACGGAGACCGGCAGCGCGCCGAGGACCTGGTGCAGGAAACACTCGTACGCGCCTGGCAGCACCCCGAAGCGCTGCGGGCCGACAACTTCGAATCCGTACGGCCCTGGCTGCTGACCGTCGGGCGGCGGCTCGCCATCGACGCGCGCCGGGCCCGTCAGGCGCGGCCCGCCGAAGTCGGGGACGCCGTACTGGAGAGCGCGCGGGTTTGCGCCGATCACGCGGAAAGGTCAGCGGCCACGCTCGATGTGCGGGAGGCTGTGAAGACACTCACTCCCGAGCACCGGGAAGTTCTGGTGCAGGTGTATTTCCGCGGTGCGAGTGTTGCGGAAGCCGCCGCGGAGCTCGGCATCCCGCCCGGTACCGTGAAGTCGCGCGCGTACTACGCGCTGCGCGCCCTGCGCCGGGTACTTCCGGGATACGCGCCCGACCTGCGGTGA
- a CDS encoding CapA family protein, with protein MKSARRRRTTLALTVLLLTAAVGCQEGKLNPEPPARTGDPAPQGRDARFTLVASGDVLPHSSVIRQANADAGGSGYDFRPMLAGVQPVVARADLAICHMETVYGADGDYSGYPLFRSPPEVAAGLAATGYDACSTASNHTLDDGAAGIHRTLDALDRAGVRHAGSARTAEEARTPTLLRAGPAKVAHLAYTYGTNGIPLPEGRPWSVNLIDRDRILADARAARKAGADVVVLSLHWGSEWQDAPDAQQLRLSHELTEARTDGRPAIDLILGTHAHVPQAYEKVNGTWVVYGMGDQIAGAMVNHSGAHDPRGNESTIGRFTFAPPAEPGGRWKVEKAEFVPQWFDTGTHRVVNLNERQDQSAVRDRIRQVVLSRGAAEDGLVMGK; from the coding sequence TTGAAGAGCGCACGCAGGAGACGCACGACACTGGCCCTGACGGTCCTGCTTCTCACCGCAGCCGTCGGCTGCCAGGAAGGGAAGCTGAACCCGGAGCCGCCCGCGCGGACCGGAGATCCCGCGCCGCAGGGCAGGGACGCCCGCTTCACGCTCGTCGCCTCCGGCGACGTCCTGCCGCACAGCTCGGTCATCCGCCAGGCGAACGCGGACGCGGGCGGCAGCGGCTACGACTTCCGGCCCATGCTCGCGGGCGTCCAACCCGTCGTGGCCCGGGCCGACCTGGCGATCTGCCACATGGAGACGGTGTACGGCGCGGACGGCGACTACTCCGGCTACCCCCTCTTCAGATCGCCGCCCGAGGTGGCCGCGGGCCTCGCCGCCACCGGCTACGACGCCTGCTCGACCGCCTCGAACCACACCCTCGACGACGGCGCCGCCGGCATCCATCGCACGCTCGACGCACTCGACCGGGCGGGCGTACGGCACGCCGGATCCGCCCGCACCGCCGAAGAGGCACGCACACCCACACTCCTGCGGGCGGGCCCCGCGAAGGTCGCCCACCTCGCGTACACGTACGGCACGAACGGCATCCCGCTGCCCGAAGGCAGGCCCTGGTCGGTGAACCTGATCGACCGTGACCGGATCCTCGCGGACGCCCGCGCCGCCCGTAAGGCGGGCGCCGACGTCGTTGTCCTCTCCCTGCACTGGGGCAGCGAATGGCAGGACGCCCCCGACGCACAGCAACTGCGGCTGAGCCACGAGCTCACCGAAGCCCGCACGGACGGCCGCCCCGCCATCGACCTGATCCTCGGCACCCACGCCCATGTCCCGCAGGCCTACGAGAAGGTCAACGGCACGTGGGTCGTCTACGGCATGGGCGACCAGATCGCCGGAGCGATGGTCAACCACAGTGGCGCCCACGACCCGCGCGGCAACGAGAGCACCATCGGCCGCTTCACCTTCGCCCCGCCCGCCGAACCCGGCGGCCGGTGGAAGGTCGAGAAGGCCGAGTTCGTACCGCAGTGGTTCGACACCGGCACCCATCGCGTCGTGAACCTGAACGAGAGGCAGGACCAGAGCGCCGTACGCGACCGGATCCGCCAGGTCGTCCTCAGCCGGGGTGCGGCCGAGGACGGGCTCGTCATGGGGAAGTAG
- a CDS encoding universal stress protein: protein MTEQQSPGHSGFERGTDGPKVIVAGVDGSDSSLRAVAYAAGLARRQRALLAVVYVQPVLAAGIAAGAPVADTTDEIAKGLVRDMREATEQVKDIFDIRWEFHTFRGDAYNGLVTAADQLKADAVVVGASEQSGHRFIGSVAVRLVKAGRWPVTVVP, encoded by the coding sequence GTGACGGAACAGCAATCACCAGGGCACTCGGGGTTCGAGCGGGGCACGGACGGGCCGAAGGTCATCGTGGCCGGCGTGGACGGTTCCGACTCCTCGTTGCGCGCCGTGGCCTACGCAGCCGGTCTGGCCCGGCGGCAGCGGGCGCTGCTCGCCGTGGTGTACGTCCAGCCGGTGCTGGCGGCGGGCATCGCCGCCGGAGCCCCGGTCGCCGACACGACCGACGAGATCGCCAAGGGACTCGTCCGGGACATGCGCGAGGCGACCGAGCAGGTCAAGGACATATTCGACATCCGCTGGGAGTTCCACACCTTCCGCGGCGACGCGTACAACGGCCTGGTGACCGCTGCGGACCAGCTCAAGGCGGACGCCGTCGTGGTGGGGGCGTCCGAGCAGTCGGGGCACCGCTTCATCGGCTCGGTGGCCGTCCGCCTCGTGAAGGCCGGTAGATGGCCTGTGACGGTTGTGCCGTAA
- a CDS encoding polysaccharide deacetylase family protein produces the protein MNKDQMLSRRKALLVGSAAVLGAAGAAGTARLLAADPAPPPGGPAATPAAGAPQTGALRPSAYRLRPIAGYGPVRGTAARTLVRHEPFLRIVGRGPTMVLTFDDGPDPRYTPAVLRTLKTHDVRAMFFVCGAMVAESAENRDMLRKMAYEGHIVGNHTWSHPLLTRLSRSAIRSEMERTSEIIEKTYGERPGWFRAPYGAWNRAVFEFGAELGMEPLGWTVDTLDWKEPGARTIERRVMKGAAPGVVVLAHDAGGDRSQSVRALRDYLPRLLDSGYHLTVPRRQFT, from the coding sequence ATGAATAAGGATCAAATGCTCTCTCGGCGCAAGGCGTTGCTCGTCGGGAGCGCCGCCGTCCTGGGGGCGGCGGGAGCGGCCGGTACGGCTCGCCTCCTTGCCGCGGATCCAGCCCCGCCCCCGGGTGGACCCGCCGCTACCCCCGCCGCGGGCGCCCCACAGACCGGAGCCCTGCGGCCCTCCGCCTACCGGCTCCGGCCCATCGCCGGATACGGCCCCGTACGCGGCACGGCGGCACGGACCCTCGTACGGCATGAACCGTTCCTGCGTATCGTCGGACGCGGCCCCACCATGGTGCTGACCTTCGACGACGGCCCCGACCCCCGCTACACCCCCGCTGTCCTGCGTACCCTCAAGACCCACGACGTCCGTGCGATGTTCTTCGTGTGCGGCGCGATGGTCGCCGAGAGCGCCGAGAACAGGGACATGCTCCGGAAGATGGCCTACGAGGGACACATCGTCGGCAACCACACCTGGTCCCACCCGCTGCTGACCCGGCTGAGCCGGTCCGCGATCCGCTCCGAGATGGAACGCACCAGCGAGATCATCGAGAAGACGTACGGGGAACGGCCCGGCTGGTTCCGCGCACCGTACGGGGCCTGGAACCGGGCCGTCTTCGAGTTCGGCGCCGAACTCGGCATGGAACCGCTGGGCTGGACCGTCGACACCCTCGACTGGAAGGAACCCGGTGCCCGCACCATCGAGCGCCGGGTCATGAAGGGCGCGGCCCCGGGTGTCGTGGTCCTCGCGCACGACGCGGGCGGCGACCGTTCACAGAGCGTCCGGGCCTTGCGCGACTATCTGCCGCGACTGCTGGACTCGGGCTATCACCTCACGGTGCCCCGGCGGCAGTTCACGTGA